In the Besnoitia besnoiti strain Bb-Ger1 chromosome IX, whole genome shotgun sequence genome, TCCGCAGAGTTTGCGGAAGGCTATCTTGGAGGCGTCCGACATTGTGGAGTTCTGATCGTGGAGAAATGCAAGTCTGACTTTGGCCAGTACATCAAACGACTCTGGGCAGAGAAGCGCATGACCATCTCTGCGCTGAAATTCTACGTCTGGCAGCTACTAAACGGTGAGCGTCGTCGAGATTCCTGACGCAGCTCGCGTCAATCACAGCTACTGTGCTAGAGCGAGTGTGTTTATATGCCCCGCTGCTTGTAGGCTGAGGCTCGAACGCAAGTATCGTCCGAAGGCACTCAGACTGGTTGATACTCATTCCTGTATACTGTCTTTGTCTCGATACGCTGGACTGGAATCCTAGGTTTTTCTTTAAGCCGGGGCGCTGCGTACCGTTGTGAGTGGCGGATATGCTAGAGCCATCGACTAGCATCCGACCAGTTGCAGTCGGCAGTTCACGGTCAATTTCTCCACATGTAGTAGTTTTTGCGGTCGCAAGCTGGTCTGTCAGCTTATTCTCTGGCCGAGACGCTCGCTGCCAGTATCTATAACTCAGGTTACAGCGTACACAATTCAGAGTTTCTACGAAAGCTGTCACAACAAAGATCTATTTGAGGGTGCAGTACTTCGTGTGCTCGGGTTCATATACATGGGTCCACGAAATACCTTTTCCAGGCAGCTTCAGACTAGTGAAGTGCTTTGTAGCTTCATGACGTATCGCAGCTCATGACGCTTTCTGGCCTATTATTTAGCATCGAAAGTAATTTCATCGCGAGTGTGTGTTTGTTTGCTCGGTTATCGGCATGCCAATAAATCTGTACAACGAGGATAGTGAAGACGGTACCCGATAGATTATACTGGATCACATTCGAACTTCACAAGGGGTATTTCAGTGATTGCTTATTGAATGCCTTGAGAGTTGAGAGAATCGAATACGTAATTGCTTCCATGAAAATATAACAAGCTGTCTTACAAAGCATTACCACTTTTTACGCATCAGAATCCGGCCTGCCGGGAATGATCTCCTCATCTGAGGGAATGGTGTGCCACAACTTGGTCAGACGCAGTTTTTACGCGTATGTTACGCAGGCGTGGCTAAGCTCCACAGTCAAAATATCGTCCATCGTGACTTGAAGCCTGAAAACCTGCTTGTGGATACCGCGAAGGTTCCGGATGGCGATTATCTTTATGAAGAAGGGGTGTCAATTGTGAAAATCGCTGACTTTGGAATGGGGCGCAAGGTGCGCTGGGAACTGAGTCAGCAATGTGCAGGTAGGCCACCGTCAATGAGCAGAGATTTTCGGAAGGAGACACTGCTCGGATCGCCCCTGCAATATCGAACGCGATATTTTCCTGTGTGCATGAAGGGTCCGTCGCTCCTGTAAGCCTATCCTACGAGCAgccggtcgccgccgagAACAATTCTCCTCAATCTGGGCTGAacggcagaggcggacgagCGCTAATACCCCCAGGATTCAGGATTAACGATACAGGATGCATGAGGCAGACAGGGCATGTGATTACACTGCCTTACCGCCCACCGGACCTGCTGGTGGCGGACCCCAAGCGATACAACAGCGCCAAGAGTCTGGTGAGAAGGGAAACTGCTCAGCGGTTCGGCTTGAGCTTCAGCAGGATGCACAtctgcagacgctgctgctAGATCACCGCCGCACTGGCCGTATGCTGTCGTGGCTTCGAATGTGTGTGTGCTAACAGGTGGCTGACTACGGCCTTCGATGCGACATGTGGTCTCTAGGAGTGATAATACTAGAGATGTGCCTTCCGCAGCATGTCGTTAGACCACCCTACAGGTGGCAGTATGCTTTTGTCACGCATGACGCTCGAAAAGCGTCATATCAGATGGAAGTGATGATTTTGGAGAATATCTTCAAGATTACCGgccgcccggcggcggcagacttGGAGTCGGTCACCAGGTAACTTCCGCTTCGAGCTGCAGCGTACTTGAGAGCCTTGCTACTTTCGTTCACGTGTAACGTCATGGCTCTTGAAGAACTGCTTGTGGAATCTTCTTGCAGAAGCTCGGGCTGGCAGCAAGCCGTTCTAACGAAGTTTCTTAGCTCATTTCCGCAGTTAGACTTGAACATGAAGAAGCTTTCAATAAATGACTTCATTCTGGAACGAGGTGGCTTGCAACTAGACGAACTGGGGCTGGACCTTATTGCACGGTAAGCAGCTGGGACGATTTTTGTTGCTCTTGCTACTTATTGCTACACCATTGGGACCCGCGCGAATCCGCTGGATTGCAGTGTTGGTCGGGTCGATGTCGGTATGGCGCGTTCTTCCCGCATGCAGTTTTTCTTTCCGGCGTGTCAATACACTCAGGTTGCTGCAGGTGTCTCCAACCAAACGACTAACCGCCGAATGCGCCCTCGCACATCCGTGGTTCCATGACATGCCTTACCAGCAGATGAACCGGCTCGGCCTTATTTCTCATCTGGCAGGTGTGTCGCAATCCGTGCTTCAGCTTTTGAGGCGTGATGGGCCGTCATGAGCGCTGAGGCTCTACGGAGTCAGGGCAGACGGTGGCTTTTCAGCGGTTTGCTAGTCGCATCGTCGCAGATGCACGGACGAGCATACATGTCTCGCCTAGTAGAACAGAGTCGTTCGGGATACTGTATTCTCTTTGGCTAAATCGGGATGCCTCTTATCTTTCACATCGCTACGAGGTATACCGCTACGGCGTAGGAATACTGGTCTTCAAGGATGCTCATGGTACCTCCTCTGCATGTGGCACGGAGGGCAATCACTCGGTCATGTTATCCCTTTGAAATGAGAGGGTCAGTCCCACACTCTTGCCGTTGTGCCTGCGGCATGGTTGTGAGTGCAGAACTGGGATCGGTTAACGTCCGCGGAGCGCTGCCGAACTCGCTTCGGCTCTGCATAGCGTGGTGGGAGTCGACAGGCCGCTCAGTGGCCCACACGCAATTTGCGATGCACGGAATGCTGCACCAGATGCTTTTACGACAGGAGCAGGAGCATCTGAGAACGCAGCAGCAGTACATGGATCGGCAGATCCGTCGTGTGTGCTCACGCGACGGCCGGACTGTTGTCGAGCATGGTACACCTCGAAAGGA is a window encoding:
- a CDS encoding CMGC kinase (encoded by transcript BESB_012260) encodes the protein MSHNVPKPRRVPLEPAFETSNGLRWLFVSNGYRAFRLKTFGVVQMPLYTPLGSGQYGRVFEVQPADSCELSAVVGRGRQFAAKLLFLPDFEAEGITTDVIRETNFYNEFSMSEYENNEFPNFPSFFGCRSCLEVSAEFAEGYLGGVRHCGVLIVEKCKSDFGQYIKRLWAEKRMTISALKFYVWQLLNGVAKLHSQNIVHRDLKPENLLVDTAKVPDGDYLYEEGVSIVKIADFGMGRKVRWELSQQCAGSVAPVSLSYEQPVAAENNSPQSGLNGRGGRALIPPGFRINDTGCMRQTGHVITLPYRPPDLLVADPKRYNSAKSLVADYGLRCDMWSLGVIILEMCLPQHVVRPPYRWQYAFVTHDARKASYQMEVMILENIFKITGRPAAADLESVTRSSGWQQAVLTKFLSSFPQLDLNMKKLSINDFILERGGLQLDELGLDLIARLLQVSPTKRLTAECALAHPWFHDMPYQQMNRLGLISHLAELGSVNVRGALPNSLRLCIAWWESTGRSVAHTQFAMHGMLHQMLLRQEQEHLRTQQQYMDRQIRRVCSRDGRTVVEHGTPRKDPPAKDKPTASSSSATSASLQKQSSSCSSPQSETNQRDGVHHATMERAEVFELCVTETRQCSSACSESSGGLPSSQHVIHALHQQQQRTIHPTGAESDDEVIRSPLRRQIQPFTSACSSTSSLPLPLFPVHTRSSHTTAANGRNSRGRSRDGLRSQPGVENKKETVKKSNQVSQGNKTEQEHRNSDSVDSVKEKPESAMDSECGNAAPPEPSAERSARDGKRLKSWHDQKCAGRQNPHQKNAY